The genomic window TCTAAAAAACCCAATTGAGGTCATTTATAATTTTTTTATTCCAAAGCCCGAACTTACTGATCAAAAACCCTTTCGAAAAGACTTTGCGCCCTATGGAGAAAAGCTTCTTATCCACGCCTCTAATTTCAGGCCTGTAAAACGCCCTATGGACGTGCTCCGTATCTTTTGCAAGCTAAGGGAAAAAATAAAATGCCGTTTAATATTAGTGGGAGGGGGAAATGGCATTAATGAGATCAGACAAAAGGTAGAAGAGAAAAGATGGTGCAATGAAGTGATTTTTTTAGGAGAAAATCGAGAAATAGACCCTTTTATTGCCTCCTCCGATTTACTTTTACTTCCAAGCGAACAGGAAAGCTTTGGACTTGTCGCACTTGAAGCTATGGCTTATGGTGTGCCGGTTATCGGATCTTGTGCAGGAGGTATTACGGAAGTCGTGGAAAATGGCGCTAATGGCTTTTTAGAGCCGGTTGGAAGTATTGAGAAAATGGCAAATGATGCCCTTCTTCTACTAAAGAATAAAAAGTTATATCAAGAATTTAGTGAGAATGCCAAAAAAAGAGCGGAAAATTGTTTTTCCGCTCCAAAAATAGTTACACAGTACGAGACATATTATCAGAAAGTGCTTGATCTGCCGTAATCTTGGCAACAAGCTTTCTTACCTCCAGGATATGAAAATCGATAATTCCTTCAATGACAGATAACTTTTGCAATGGAGGAGGAATGTTTACCGGAATTTTTCTTTCATTATTCGACTGATAGGCTTTTTTTCCATCCATTCCCCAGGTGAGCTTCTCTTCCGCATCTTCCAAGAGTTTTATTTTGGCTTTATCGAATAGCTCAAAACTTTCCGGCTTCCATTCATACATCATAATAAAGCGATGAAAGTGAAGAGACTTTGCGATCCTTGCAAGTCCATATTTCACGCGAATGACTATTTTATACCGCTCTAAACTTGTTAAAGAGCCGCTTGTGCAGACGAAAAGTTGGGAAAGCTCATTAAAGTGTCCTTCTAGCTCAGGCTTATGAACTTTAGATAGGTTTTCTAAACTATCTTCAACAAAGGACTCTACGTATTTCTTTTCTTCTTTAAAAACCTGACAAGGCAAATTAAAAATTCTCTCCTCTAGACTTGAAACTTTGAATTCCAAATCCGAAATTTCACTTCTCACAGATTTTTTTTTCTCAAGAATCTCAAGCCTTGCAATTTCTTGTTCTAGCTCAATGTCTTTTTTTTCAAGAAAGTTTGTTATGAGTTTAAGTTCCCTCTCTTCTTTTTCAGTCGGATCTTTCTTTAGAGGGAAATCTTTTAGCAACGCCTCCATGTCTTTGACACTGTCATTGAGTTCGTTTTCAAAATCATCAAATTTAGGATTTTCTTCTTTTATCGCTGTTCTAAATCGAAGAATAATTTTTTCCTTAGTATCAAAAATAAAAAGTTTTTTGATTAGAAAGTCGGCCTCTTTTTTTATCGAGGTCAAACTTTTTAAACAATCGAAGATTAATTCCATTCTTTTTGTATCTAAAAGCGTCTCTTTCAATTGACGAAGAAGCTTTTCTTTTTCTTTTTCAGCTTTTTCTTTCAAGGTCAGGATTTCGGATTCTTCTTCTCCTTCAAGTTTTAATTCATCAATATCAAGGGATGAAGAAAGCGAAAGCGATTCTTTTTGCTCTTCTAGCTTTTTTCCATTCATTAAATTTAGAAGCAGGGCGCTATAGAATTGAAGACATTTTCCTAAATAGAGCGGCCATTCCGTTTGGTAAAGAAGGGAAAGTTGTTTATGGGCCTCTTGGGTAATTTCATTGATTCTTAGATTATCAGAAGCGATTAAATATTCTACTTCGGCTTTTTGTATGATTTGACCCATGGTCTCTTTTGAAGACTCCGTATCAAATCCGAGGGATTGTACCGCCTCGGCCTTAAGCTCAAGGCTTCTTCTTTTTTCCTGTAATTTAGGGGGAATTATAGAATCGGTATCCGGAAAACTTTTATCTTGTCCAACTTGCATAGATCTATCTCCACTTTTTGTAAAAACTAATTTTTAATTTTTTAAATCCTAATATCTCCTTTTTTTTATAAATAAAAAAATATATTGATAAATTAAGAATCTGATTTCTTTTTTAGAGGAAAAATAATCAGAAAATCAAGTTATAAATACACTTCTTGATTGAGAGACTGTTTACAAATAAAAGGGATCCCGCAAGGAAAAATTTAAAATTCTCATTTGCCGTAAAGCCTCGGTTTACAATTTTAAAAAAATAGACTATACTCCTCATATATTTGATTTATAAAAAGTTATAGTTCTTTTAAGCCTTAGGAAAAGTTTGTGAAAAAGGTCTTTCTTTTACCCAATTTTATTACAGCTTTTGGTCTGATGTGCGGACTTTTTGCTATTTTCAAAATGAATATGACTGGAATTGGCGAGACGACTACCCCCTTGCTAACACAAATTTCAGGAATTCTTATTTTGGCAGCCATTTTGGACCTTTTAGATGGCGCTATAGCTCGTGTCATGAAAGCTGAAAGTGAATTTGGAGGGCTTTTTGACTCCTTAGCCGATGCCATCACTTTTGGCCTTGCCCCTTCTGTCATTATCTTGAAGACCCTATCCTTAAGGCCCGGAAGCGAGATGTCTTTTTTCTTAACTTTTGCTGCGATGGTATTTACTGTATGCGGTGTTTTAAGACTGATTCGCTTTAACGTCATGAATAAAAAAATAGAGCAGGATGACGAGCTGCTTGCCGCTAGCAAAAAAAATTTCACAGGGTTGCCTATTCCGGCAGCCGCCGGCGCTGCAATTTCTTGTAATCTCTTACTCTCTTCTATAAGCGATGGGATGGAGGAAGGTTTTCCTTTAGGCCTGCGTTCCTGGATCCTTTTCTTTGTCCTGCTTTTCTTAGGATACGTAATGATTAGCCGATGGCGTTTCCCAAGCTTGAAAACTCTTCATTTTAGAGTTTCTTCTTTTAAAGTGGTTATCTTTACGGTTTTTGCGGCTGTTTTGGTTTTTTTCGGGATCCAGCATAACTTTCCGCTTCTATTTTTTGGAGTTATTTGGCTTTATCTTTTGGGGTCTTTAATCTTATCGATTATTCGATTGATTGCAGGAAGAAGAACAAAAGCTCTTGAAGATTTTGAAAGAGCCCCGGAAGATGAGGAACTAGGGGAATAATTTTTTCAGTACATTTCTAAAGTGATAAGCATATGGACAAGAAGAGAAAGTCCTACAATCGAAAGTAAAAGCGATGCTGCAAGAGAAGTGGAAACATGAAATTTCTTGTGGGCTTTTTGATCAAGTTTTCTGATAAAAGAAAGATACTCTCCCGTTGCCAATATTAAAAAAATAACTCCAAGCGCTACTAAAATAACTCCCAAATGGTGCGGGGATTTAGCTGACAGCTTGCCATTAAAATCATCGATTGTTTTTAAATATTGAAAAAATTCGAAAATGCTAAATCCAAAACCTATTAAAGCAAGAGAAGTTCTTATCCAAGCAAGAATGGTCCTATCAGCTGCAAACCGATCCCTATCATAGGCAATAGGGGTTTCAAAATCCGTAAAATCTTTATTCATATTTTTTACTCTTTGCTTTTGGCGCAGCGAAATCCCAAATGATTTAAACTTGTGTCGGGACAAGTTTTCATTCTGGCTGAAATACGGTATCCCTTACAATAACTTTTGTGGCATAGAAAAGAGCCTCCTCGATGCACTCTTTTTTCAGCGTAAGGCTCATCAGGGTCCAAACTTTTATCAGCCCCTTTTGGATTGATGGAAACCCCTTTTTTTGCTTCCGCCTCATAATAAGCATGGTGGTAAAGGTCGCTGCACCATTGCCAAACGTTTCCGGCCATGTCATAAAGATGATTCTCATTGGGAGGGTATTTTCTTACCGGAGTTGTCCCATAATAGCCTTCATTTTTTGAGCTTTGGTAAGGGAATTTACCTTGCCAAATATTAGCCTGAGGATCTTTTTCATTAAATTCCTCATTCCCCCAGACATATTTCTTATCATGGGTGCCTTTAGCGGCAAATTCCCACTCAGCTTCGGTTGGAAGCCTTTTTCCGGCCCATTTGGCATAGGCTTCGGCATCATACCAAGAAACTTGAACGACAGGGTGGTCTTCTTTGCCGTCAATTGAACTTTCAGGTCCTGTCGGGTGCTTCCAATCAGCGCCCCCTTTCCATTCCCACCAAAATCGATTGCTGTAAAAGGGAACCGGCCCATCGCTTGGCTTAAAAACAAGAGAGGCTGCAATAAGCTTTGAAGGATCGGGCTCTTTAGTTCCAATAGGCACCTGAGCCATTATTTCCTCAAGTGTGGGCGCTTTTTCGGCTGTCGTAATGTAACCTGTAGCGTCTACAAATTCTTTAAATTGACGGTTAGTTACAGGGGTTTCATCCATAAAAAAACCATCTACCCTCACCAGGTGGGCAGGCTTTTCATCTTTTTTGGCGTCTTTGTCATCCGATCCCATGGTAAAAATGCCGGGCTTTATCCAAACCATTGCTTTTGGAGCCTGTGAAGCATTCAGGGTTTGAGAGGCAAATAGAACATTTAATATTAAAAGAAGCTTCGTCATGAAAAGCTCACGGATGATCTAGCAATTAAAAAAAGTTTTGCCATTTTCCGATCAAATTTGCAAGTTCAATAGACTCTTATTTGACAAAATAAGGAGAAAAAATTTGAAAGTAGTCTAAATCCCCAGGTCATCTCACCTCTCAGAGAATGTCATTTCTTCCACTTTACTTTTCGGGAATGTAAAATTGAAAAATTTGACCCGGCGACAGCTTTAAGAACCTCTGACCAGATCGCAATCCTGGGTTAAAGGATAAGAAGACTCTTTTTCATAAAGAATCCGATATAGGCCCCAAGCAATGAACCACATCAAAGCCCCCCCTGCGACTACATCTGAAAAAAAATGTCCTCCTTGCGCCATGCGAAGAACTCCAATAGCGGTTCCATAGAGGAAGGAGAAAAGGAAAACCATCCGGCTTAATTGAAAAAGATGTCTTTTCTTTAACCAAAAACCAAATACAAAATAGTAGTATCCGGTAGTGCAATGACCGCATGGAAAAGAACGGAAATGTTCTTTTTCCTTAAAGGTCGGGCCAGGGTCATAAAAAGCTCTATAGTTTTCAGTTCCCCCAAACTCAATGACATGCTTCGGCCTAGGCCGGCCATAAAATTCCTTGAAAACAATGTGCGTGATAAAGCCTGGACCCATAGCAAAAGAAAGCCAAAGAAAAAGAAGCGTTTTCCTATGCATTTTTAATTTTTTGAAAAAAGGAGAAAGTACAAATAAAATAAAGCAAAAAATGCCAAGCAAAATGGCAGGCCAGGGAGTTAATTTAAATAAGTAATGCATCCATTTGGTGTGGGGGAAAGCGAGGCCTTTTTCGCCAAGGCTAAAGAAAAATCTTGAGGCTGCTAAATCTATGGATTCGGAAGTGAAAAAAAAGATGAGAATCAAAACGAACAAAATGAATATTTTAAGATAAAAACGTAAGTTTTTGAACAATTTTGTTGCATGCCTTTCTTTCAATTTTTTAAGAGGCTCTCATTAAAAGGTATAAATTAATTTTGTTGAAGCTTTTTTAAATGAAAAAATGATAAAAAAGAGACCTATTCACTTTGTTTTCTATAAGGAATTGAAAACCAAATTGCGTCAACCTGATTCGAATTTTTTTCCCTTAAGAGCTCGCACTTTGGCTGCAAATAAGTCCGTCCTATTTTAAAATAAGAGGGACTCATTTTTTCGGGGCTTCAAGAGAATAATTTCGAATATGAACCATTATATGTGAAACCAGGGTTTAAAATGCCTGTCTCCCTTCTTTTGATCTGTGTCCTCTTTATTTTTTGCATCTTGCTTCTGTATTTATTTTTTAAAAAGAAAATTGATAGCCAAAGCCATAAGCTTTTGTGGGTTGAAACTTCCTTCACGGAAGCTAAAACTCTTTTAAAACTCAGAGAGGATGAAATTGAAAAAATTAAAGACAAACTCCTCGAGGAGAGCAAAACAAGAAGTCGTTTGGAGGGATTGCTTGAACAGCAAAAAGAGCAGCAATTAAAACTAAAGACTGCAGAAGAAGCTTTGCTATCTGAAATGAAAAGGGGAGAAGAGCTAAATTCGGAGCTTGCCAAAGTTAAAGCTCACCTTGAAGAAGAAAAAAAATTATTCTCGCATAAAGTTCAGGTCTTGGAAGATGCGAAACAGCAGTTTGAGACGGTCTTTAAATCGCTTTCGCAAGATGTTTTAAAACAAAATTCCCTATCTTTTCTACAACTTGCAACAGCTAAGTTTGAAAAGTACGATGAATCGTTAAAACATCAACAGGCTCAAAGAGAGCAACTATTTGTAAACGAGTTAAATCCCTTTAAGGAATCCGTTGGAAAATTCGACTCTTTATTAAGAGACATGGAAAAAACAAGGCATAATGTTTTTAACTCTCTTACAGACCAGATAAAGAATTTAAGTGAAATGCAACTTAAGCTTGGCGCTGAAACATCCAAATTAGCCAATTCCTTAAAATCTACCCAAATTAGGGGAAGGTGGGGGGAAATTCAACTGAAAAGGGTGGTCGAGCTTGCCGGAATGATTGAATATTGCGATTTTGAAGAGCAGGTGGTCGTTTCAAAAGAAAGCGGGTTTATAAGGCCCGACATTGTCGTTCGACTCCCTAATGAAAAATCTATTATAGTGGATGCTAAAGCTCCTTTACAAGCCTATTTGGATGCCCATGAAACTCAAAATGAGGAAGAAAGGCAGCATCACCTAAAGGCGCATTCAAAACAAGTGAGGAGCCATATCCAGCATCTTTCCTCAAAAGCTTATTCTGAAGAGATCAAAGAGTCTTGTGAATTCGTCGTCCTTTTTCTTCCGGGAGATCCATTTTTTAGTGCGGCTCTGCAAAATGACCCCGGTTTAATCGAATTCGGCGTTGAAAGAAAAGTTCTTCTTGCCACACCTACCACTTTAATCGCAATACTTCGCGCTGTGGCTTTTGGTTGGAGACAAGAAAAATTAGCCTTAGGGGCAAAAGAGATTTCACTTCTTGGAGGTGAACTTTTTGATAGGCTTTGTGTAATGGTAGGCCACATGGATACATTGAAAAGGGGGTTGGATGCAGCGGTTTCAGGTTTTAACCAGACTGTAAGCTCCCTTAACTCAAGAGTTGTTCCGACCGCAAAAAAATTAATTGAAAAAGGAGCTGCGTCCAAAAAAGAAATGCCGGAGCTTATCGAAATTGAAAAAGTGCCTAAGGATTTAGAAAGGCTTCATTCTCTTAGTTAAGAAGAAGATAGCCTTTTCTTCTCTTAAAGAGAGATTCAACTTTTGTTGACCTTCGTAGAGGTGTGACTCTCTTAAGATTCAGAGGGGGGTGAGCCGAGGTTTCATCTCTTCTTTCAACAGTTATTTCATATTCTTCCCTGCCCTTTATTAGCGTGCCCTTGAGTATATAGACATTGAATAATTGCAACGCCTTGATAGTTTCCTCTAAATGACATCTATCTACAACAAGAGGCTTACTTTTGTTGTAGTACATAATGTAAACCAGGCCTTCTTCCACATTTTTTACCTCAAGTAGTGTGAAACCTTTGTTTAATAAATCACACTCTAGTTTTCCAATTTCCTGAGGAACGCAATTTACGACGTGCAGCCCTTCGACAGAGAACAATGGATTCATAAATTTCTCCTATTTTAAAAACTATTTGAATTAAATGAGTTTATTTAATATTATAAATCAATATAAAGCCCCTTATAGGCAAAAAATGATAAAAAATTATACAAAAAACAATTATCTAAGCTCATTTTTCCTAAGAAGACTTGTCTCCTCTTTTGTGCGCATCGCGCACACATAATCCCCCCATTAAATACCTTTTCTCAATTTAAAGTTTGTAACTATAAACACTTAAGTGTTGTTACTAAGTAATTTTTTTAATTGTTTTTTTATGGTTGTTCTATGAAATTTTCTAAAAGTCTATCCATCATTGCTGCCGGCCTTGCCATGTTTTCGATGTTTTTTGGGGCAGGGAACGTTATTTTTCCTCTTATGATCGGTTTTACAGTCAAGGAAATGGTTCCTTTTGCGTCTTTTGGACTCCTTATCGGAGCGGTCGGCTTACCTTTCTTAGGTTTATTTTCCATGATTCTTTGCGATGGAGATGTGAATCGATATTTTAACAAGCTAGGCAAACCTTTTGGATTTATAGTAGGTTTTTTCACTATTTCTCTCTTAGGGCCGCTTGGCGCATCTCCGCGATGCATAGCTTTTGCTTCTTCAACCCTTCAAGCATCGGGTTTAACCCTCCCGCACACTTTGTTTTGTGCTTTAGCATGTCTTGTTGTCGGTCTTTTAGCGATGAGAAAAAATAAAATCATTGAAGTTTTAGGTTACTTTCTAACGCCAATTCTTGTTCTTTTGCTTGGAATAATGATGGTTAAAGCGGTCCTATCAGAAGGGTCGTTTCCGGCTTCCGAATTTACAGAGATGCAGTCTTTTTATCTCGGATTGAAAGAAGGCTATCTTACAATGGACTTGCTTGCCGCTTTGTTTTTCGCCCCACTTATTCTAGCGAATCTAAAGCAAAGCCAAGCTTCTTGCAGCCTTTTTAAAAAAGCGTTTTTAAGCTCATTAATTGGAGGTTTGCTTTTAGCTTTAACCTATCTTGGTTTTTCCTATGCGGCAGCGATTCACTCCGAAACTTTAAGCCATGCAAAACCTGAGGCGCTTCTTTCTGAGATCGCATTTAAAATTCTTGGCGATCATGCAGGCATTTTTATTTCTCTTCTTGTAATTTTAGCCTGCTTAACAACCGCTATCGCCCTTCTTTCTGTATTTGCAAGTTTTGTTGAAACTGCCTTTCCTAAAAAATGGAAAATTTCTTACGAAAAAGCTTTATTTTCCGGGATTTTGATAGCCGGGCTCATAGCGACTCTTGAATTTAAAGGAATTACCCTTCTATTAGGGCCGATTCTTGATTATTTATACCCGATTATCATCTTACTTGCTCTAACGCACGTAGCCGAATATTTTTGGAAAGCTAAAAAAGAATTGGCTCTAGACCCGGTTGATGGGAATGAAGTAGAGGGTATTTCGCCTTAGATTTTAATCTTTTGTCTCTATAAATTGCTTAAATACTAATTTTTAAGAGGCAACGCTGAAAAGGCTTAACTTTCTAAAAGAGAAAAACTATCCCCGTACACTAATACAATATTCGGGGATAGAAGCTTTTGATTTAAAAGATTATGATGGTTCACTTCGCATCTCAAATCTATCCCATTATGGAGACTTTGGTTTAGGCAGCTTTAATGCTCTTGATGGAGAATTAATCTATTTTGATGGAAACGCCTACCATGCCACCTCCGATGGACGTTTAAAGCCTGCCGATTCTGAATCACTTCTTTCATGCGCTTATTTCACAAAATTTGATTCAAAGACTTCAGTTCAGTTGGAAGACTTAAGACTTTCATTTTTGTTTCAGAAGATTAAAAATAGCTTTTCCCACCCGGGCCAAATTTTTTCCGCACTTCGTATAAATGGTTTTTTTAACATGATTCGGTTGAGAAGTGTGCCTCCTCAAAAAAAACCTTATCCTGCCATAGAGGAAGTTGTTAAAGAACAGGCTCTTTACATTTACAAAAATGTTTCAGCAACTGTGATTGGTTTTTATTTTCCGACCTATTTCAATGGACTTACTTATTCCGGTTTCCACTTGCATTTTATAACAAATGATTTAAAGCATGGCGGGCATGTTTTAGATTTTGAATTAAATCAGGGAGAGGTCTTTTTAAGCCCTCTTGAAAATTATCTTTATCTTTTACCGGATTATGCTCTGAACCTTAAGGAACAGGATTGTACTTTATCTTGCAGCCATCAGGGAGAGTGATGGTTCTATAGACCCAAGGGTCTTCATTTTCCCGCATTAAGCGGTCACACCCCATGAGAAAGCCTTCAAAAAAGCCGTATTTTCTCATGGCATCTAAAGTATACTGAGAGCTTGATGGGTAGAAATGGCTTCTTGGACCGTCAGCCGGGGAGATGACATTTTGATGAAAGGCAATGGCTGTTTCTGCAAAAGAGCCTAATAATAAAGTATTGCAAGTCGTTTTTTCTTTTTTTAGCTTCTTATTGACAAGATCGGCATCCTTACCCCAAGGGTCTGCCCTGAGTAGTAGGGGGAGGACCGTTAAAATTAAAAGAGCAAATCGATTCATTGGAAACTCATTTAAAAACTTGTTTCGAGCATTAAAATAGGGAATAAATCAAGCGAGGTCATCATGGCTCTGCCTGTATGATTATAGAAAGATTCATTGTATTCTTTAGCTTCAAGACCGGCCCCATTGATGCCGCCAAAGTACCATCCTGTTTCAAGGCTTGCTGTGATTAAGCCCATCGGCCAATTGCCGCTTTCAAAGAAATAGTAAGAGGCTCCGATAAATAAGGCGTTGATGACAAAGGAAGTAGCAGCAGATTTTTTTTGACCGACATACCAATACCCAAGCCCGGGTAGGACGGCGTTGTAGATTTGGGCACGCCTTGGAGATTTCCATTCCCTTCTTATAGAATCACCGAAAGAATAAATAGTGTTGGCGTACTTGGTATCAATGGCGAGGCTTTCAGCAAGGCCCAAGTCTCCGATTCGAAGAGCATCTGAAAGTCTTATAGCAAGGCTTAAGTTGCATTCTTTTTTCTCAATGAGCTGTAAAATTTTATCGGCTTTATCGCATTCCCCAAGTTCTGAATAGCACTCATAGAGAAGAATCAAAAGCTCTCTAAAGCTCGGAAAATCCCCTTGTACGCCTGCCAGATAACTGCTTTCAAAAAATTGAATGGCTTCACAATATTTTTTTCCAAACCAATAGCTTTCAATGATGCAAAATTCTATTTCGTAGAGACGCGCTGTTTCAGCGCGGGGAATTAAAAGCCAGGCTCTTTTATAAAACGTAATGGCACGGTAAAGATCAAGCTCTCTTGCAAAAGCGTGAGCTATGAAAAGCTCTTTTCCCCAGTCTGTTTGCCTTTCGCACTCAGATAGAGGAGGAAAAGCCGTTGGCCTTCTCTCTATATCCTGGCGCGTGATATCAATAGCCGGGCTTGGTTCAAACCGGGCGGCTTTACTGCTGCAGCTTGAAAGGAAAATCGAAACTCCAATCAAGCTGAAGACTATTTTAGTGGCAGTGATCTTTATGATATCTTTCATAATAGTCGTAGCCTGAGCAGCACTCTTTTTCATCTTTTAAGGAATCGCTATCAATTAAATTTAGCCAATCCAGGGTTTCTTGACAGTCCAGCTTCCAAAGATTTTTTGTTCGGCCTTTGACTCTGTAAACATTTTGCTGATGCCTTGTCAGATTATCTATTTGTTCCTCGGTGTCAATTAACTGCGGCCTAATGAAGATCATCAAGTTACGTTTTTGATCAAGGTATCTTTTCTCTGTGAAAAGAGCGCCTATTAAAGGAGCTCCTCCAAGGCATGGGACATGGTCTCTAAATCTTCTTGTTTCATCGTTGATCATACCGCTTAAGACTATAAAGAAGCCATCAGGGACATGAACACGTGTTTTGGTCTTGCTAATTCTTGTTGTGGGTCCGGCAGAGGCATCTGAAAGCGCGTTGCCGGTATCTGTTGAATCGGGAGCAATTGAGCTGACTTCCTGCTCGATCTCAAGTGTGATGATATTTGAGTTCCCAAGGAATGGAGTCACTCGGAGGAGTGTTCCAACGTCCCTAAACTCGAAGTTGCTTGTTAGGATGCTTCCTTGGTCGTTTGAAATACTTTGCGTTCTAAAACGAGTGTTGATTCCAACAAATATCTCAGCTGTGACGTTATCTTCCGTAATAATTTTTGGATTCATAATGACATTTGAATCAAATTTTTGGTGCAAAGCTTTGACAAAAGCTGAAAGCGAACCAAATTCCCTTCCGCCAACAGAAATAGTTTGTCCGATAATTCCAAAACGGTACCCGGAATCGGTCAAAGCAGTAATGGCATCCGGAAAAGCTACCCCTAATTCATCAACAACGGCAGCCCCCAAAAGGTTCGTGCCGGCTGTTCTAAGAAGACCCGGAATTGGGGATGCTCCTGTAAGGAATCCTTGAGCGCCGGCGACATCTCCCCCTGCAAAACGAGAACCCCAGTTGACGCCAAGTTCAAGCGAGTCATCGATGTCAAGTTCCATGATAAGCATTTCAATGAATACCTGACGCAAAGGGGAGTCAATCTCATCGACGAGTTCTTTTATTTTAAGAAGAGCCTCAGGGGTTCCTGTAAATACAAGCGAGTTAGAAGGCTCAAGCCATTGAACGCTATTAATGGCGCTTAATAAATCTTGGTTGATTGCGGTTGTGTCGCTTAAACTTTGGCCAATTCTAGCAATCGCTTGCTCAACGGAATCGCCTTTTCTAAATTGAAGTTTGTGAATATAGAATCTTGTTCTTTCAATGTGGCCAAGGGGAAGAGTTTCAACGGTCGCAGCCCTTACTTTTTTTCCTGAAAAAATTGAAGATCCGGGGTTTAGGACAAAGCGCCATTTTCCGTCGGGTCCAAGTTCCCAACGTCCTTCAGGAGCGCCTGTATCAACGCCTCTTGTCACTCTTCCGGGTTCATACTCCCAGTTGCCGTTTGGATCAGATTTCCATGAACCCGATGGGGGCCTTTCTTGGTCTCGACCGCTTCGATCAAAGGGACTATAAAACCAGTTTCCATTGGAATCAAGTTCCCATTTTCCTTTGACTTGAGGGGTCTTGTAAACACTACCTTCAGGGGGCTCTTCCTGTCCCTCTTCTGTAAAAGGTCTCTGGACTTCTTTTTGCGGGACATATTTCAATTCATTCAAGTCATATATTCCGGTGGTGCCATCATTTTGATCGAGTCTTTGCAATACCGGAATCGCTCT from Criblamydia sequanensis CRIB-18 includes these protein-coding regions:
- the bshA gene encoding N-acetyl-alpha-D-glucosaminyl L-malate synthase BshA, encoding MRIGIVCYPTIGGSGVLATELGHQLAQRGHEIHFITYAIPFRLRLEERNIYFHEVILNQYDLFPNPDYALTLAVKIAEIAVSNRLDLIHAHYAIPHATSAYLAKKISKDKFKVITTLHGTDITLVGSDSSFKSIVKFSIENSDGITCVSKDLKKKTKAFFNLKNPIEVIYNFFIPKPELTDQKPFRKDFAPYGEKLLIHASNFRPVKRPMDVLRIFCKLREKIKCRLILVGGGNGINEIRQKVEEKRWCNEVIFLGENREIDPFIASSDLLLLPSEQESFGLVALEAMAYGVPVIGSCAGGITEVVENGANGFLEPVGSIEKMANDALLLLKNKKLYQEFSENAKKRAENCFSAPKIVTQYETYYQKVLDLP
- a CDS encoding CDP-alcohol phosphatidyltransferase family protein, with amino-acid sequence MKKVFLLPNFITAFGLMCGLFAIFKMNMTGIGETTTPLLTQISGILILAAILDLLDGAIARVMKAESEFGGLFDSLADAITFGLAPSVIILKTLSLRPGSEMSFFLTFAAMVFTVCGVLRLIRFNVMNKKIEQDDELLAASKKNFTGLPIPAAAGAAISCNLLLSSISDGMEEGFPLGLRSWILFFVLLFLGYVMISRWRFPSLKTLHFRVSSFKVVIFTVFAAVLVFFGIQHNFPLLFFGVIWLYLLGSLILSIIRLIAGRRTKALEDFERAPEDEELGE
- a CDS encoding YidH family protein, yielding MNKDFTDFETPIAYDRDRFAADRTILAWIRTSLALIGFGFSIFEFFQYLKTIDDFNGKLSAKSPHHLGVILVALGVIFLILATGEYLSFIRKLDQKAHKKFHVSTSLAASLLLSIVGLSLLVHMLITLEMY
- a CDS encoding formylglycine-generating enzyme family protein, which encodes MTKLLLILNVLFASQTLNASQAPKAMVWIKPGIFTMGSDDKDAKKDEKPAHLVRVDGFFMDETPVTNRQFKEFVDATGYITTAEKAPTLEEIMAQVPIGTKEPDPSKLIAASLVFKPSDGPVPFYSNRFWWEWKGGADWKHPTGPESSIDGKEDHPVVQVSWYDAEAYAKWAGKRLPTEAEWEFAAKGTHDKKYVWGNEEFNEKDPQANIWQGKFPYQSSKNEGYYGTTPVRKYPPNENHLYDMAGNVWQWCSDLYHHAYYEAEAKKGVSINPKGADKSLDPDEPYAEKRVHRGGSFLCHKSYCKGYRISARMKTCPDTSLNHLGFRCAKSKE
- a CDS encoding phosphatase PAP2 family protein encodes the protein MFVLILIFFFTSESIDLAASRFFFSLGEKGLAFPHTKWMHYLFKLTPWPAILLGIFCFILFVLSPFFKKLKMHRKTLLFLWLSFAMGPGFITHIVFKEFYGRPRPKHVIEFGGTENYRAFYDPGPTFKEKEHFRSFPCGHCTTGYYYFVFGFWLKKRHLFQLSRMVFLFSFLYGTAIGVLRMAQGGHFFSDVVAGGALMWFIAWGLYRILYEKESSYPLTQDCDLVRGS
- the rmuC gene encoding DNA recombination protein RmuC; translated protein: MPVSLLLICVLFIFCILLLYLFFKKKIDSQSHKLLWVETSFTEAKTLLKLREDEIEKIKDKLLEESKTRSRLEGLLEQQKEQQLKLKTAEEALLSEMKRGEELNSELAKVKAHLEEEKKLFSHKVQVLEDAKQQFETVFKSLSQDVLKQNSLSFLQLATAKFEKYDESLKHQQAQREQLFVNELNPFKESVGKFDSLLRDMEKTRHNVFNSLTDQIKNLSEMQLKLGAETSKLANSLKSTQIRGRWGEIQLKRVVELAGMIEYCDFEEQVVVSKESGFIRPDIVVRLPNEKSIIVDAKAPLQAYLDAHETQNEEERQHHLKAHSKQVRSHIQHLSSKAYSEEIKESCEFVVLFLPGDPFFSAALQNDPGLIEFGVERKVLLATPTTLIAILRAVAFGWRQEKLALGAKEISLLGGELFDRLCVMVGHMDTLKRGLDAAVSGFNQTVSSLNSRVVPTAKKLIEKGAASKKEMPELIEIEKVPKDLERLHSLS
- a CDS encoding branched-chain amino acid transport system II carrier protein, translating into MKFSKSLSIIAAGLAMFSMFFGAGNVIFPLMIGFTVKEMVPFASFGLLIGAVGLPFLGLFSMILCDGDVNRYFNKLGKPFGFIVGFFTISLLGPLGASPRCIAFASSTLQASGLTLPHTLFCALACLVVGLLAMRKNKIIEVLGYFLTPILVLLLGIMMVKAVLSEGSFPASEFTEMQSFYLGLKEGYLTMDLLAALFFAPLILANLKQSQASCSLFKKAFLSSLIGGLLLALTYLGFSYAAAIHSETLSHAKPEALLSEIAFKILGDHAGIFISLLVILACLTTAIALLSVFASFVETAFPKKWKISYEKALFSGILIAGLIATLEFKGITLLLGPILDYLYPIIILLALTHVAEYFWKAKKELALDPVDGNEVEGISP
- the budA gene encoding acetolactate decarboxylase, which codes for MQYSGIEAFDLKDYDGSLRISNLSHYGDFGLGSFNALDGELIYFDGNAYHATSDGRLKPADSESLLSCAYFTKFDSKTSVQLEDLRLSFLFQKIKNSFSHPGQIFSALRINGFFNMIRLRSVPPQKKPYPAIEEVVKEQALYIYKNVSATVIGFYFPTYFNGLTYSGFHLHFITNDLKHGGHVLDFELNQGEVFLSPLENYLYLLPDYALNLKEQDCTLSCSHQGE
- the yidD gene encoding membrane protein insertion efficiency factor YidD, which produces MNRFALLILTVLPLLLRADPWGKDADLVNKKLKKEKTTCNTLLLGSFAETAIAFHQNVISPADGPRSHFYPSSSQYTLDAMRKYGFFEGFLMGCDRLMRENEDPWVYRTITLPDGCKIKYNPVP